Proteins encoded in a region of the Candidatus Obscuribacter sp. genome:
- a CDS encoding M48 family metallopeptidase, which translates to MVNLRVTNRFGTQSRQDGSFFFNERSSRSPAKKRATKAEENPSGRINELYRSFMQSYVRSINDSTFKVTIGGVRIGNAKHSRLAQINLKSRIITFSRYAIQNVPERGRRYLVLHELAHVLEPSHNKHFWNLVGFHEPDYKDVGTVLDRAFKKNVDHAQRNPEVNDIAEVVRALNVSAASDLIWTPDHGFIETGSRALGHNFDPLNNFVKPAEHDLSEEAFDEYLAIREIESARANQQSQFDFSPGNRQNPHEHAITSNHTEECGGEICDGVEEGDTDCFDEGYLDDFENDDYYGTMTGGAD; encoded by the coding sequence TTGGTAAATCTTAGAGTGACCAATCGCTTCGGCACCCAGAGCAGACAGGATGGCAGTTTCTTTTTTAACGAGAGATCATCACGGTCTCCGGCCAAAAAGCGCGCCACTAAAGCAGAAGAAAATCCCAGCGGACGCATAAACGAACTATATCGATCGTTTATGCAATCCTACGTACGCAGCATAAACGATTCAACTTTTAAGGTGACAATTGGTGGCGTCCGTATAGGCAATGCCAAACACAGTCGCCTCGCTCAGATAAATCTAAAATCGCGCATTATTACATTTTCGCGATATGCCATCCAAAACGTGCCAGAGAGAGGTCGCAGATACCTGGTCTTGCACGAGCTGGCCCATGTGCTTGAGCCCAGCCACAATAAACACTTCTGGAATCTTGTTGGCTTCCATGAACCAGACTACAAAGATGTAGGCACAGTTCTCGATAGAGCATTTAAAAAGAATGTAGACCATGCCCAGCGCAATCCTGAAGTAAACGATATTGCCGAAGTAGTCAGAGCACTCAATGTCAGCGCGGCTTCAGACCTGATCTGGACACCTGATCATGGCTTTATTGAGACTGGTAGCAGGGCACTCGGTCATAACTTCGATCCATTAAATAATTTTGTAAAACCTGCTGAGCACGACCTCAGCGAAGAGGCATTCGACGAATATCTCGCAATTCGCGAAATAGAATCAGCCAGAGCAAACCAGCAGAGTCAATTTGACTTTAGTCCAGGTAATCGCCAAAACCCTCATGAGCACGCCATAACCAGCAACCACACAGAAGAATGCGGTGGTGAGATTTGCGACGGAGTGGAAGAAGGAGATACCGATTGCTTTGACGAAGGGTATCTTGACGACTTCGAAAATGATGACTATTACGGCACCATGACAGGTGGCGCAGACTGA
- the fabF gene encoding beta-ketoacyl-ACP synthase II, translating to MSQRRVVVTGIGLVLPSGIGWQECWQNFIAGNSGVDFVTLFDPARVGAETKIAAEVKNFDISNYWDDKRKVGGFLKEMDRVSLFAMVASKLALEDAQLNVRESNPERVATFIGTGIGGLGTTYQDSLKLQDGGARKIGLRSVIKMMPNAPCGQVAIEFGAQGRAKSDSTACASGLDSLLDAFMYIRDNRADVVLAGATEACVNEFAVSSFNNMTALSKRYDDPKGASRPFSLDRDGFVIGEGAAVLILESLEHALARKAPIYAEVKGGGATCDATHIVAPHETGAGAARAMKEALRDANLAPTDIDYINAHGTSTPLNDERETLAIKSVFGDHAYKLAISSTKSMIGHLLGAAGAVGAAVSALSITNQMVHPTINYNTPDPKCDLDYVPNKARSMPIRNAMMQALGFGGHNTVLIMGQYKE from the coding sequence ATGTCACAGCGTAGAGTCGTCGTCACAGGTATCGGTCTGGTTTTACCATCAGGCATTGGCTGGCAAGAGTGCTGGCAAAATTTTATTGCTGGCAACAGCGGAGTGGACTTTGTCACTTTGTTTGATCCCGCCCGCGTCGGTGCCGAAACAAAAATTGCAGCCGAAGTCAAAAATTTTGATATCAGCAATTACTGGGATGACAAAAGAAAGGTCGGCGGCTTCCTCAAAGAGATGGACCGCGTCTCGCTCTTTGCCATGGTGGCATCAAAACTAGCTCTCGAAGATGCACAGCTTAATGTCAGAGAATCAAATCCGGAACGTGTTGCAACTTTTATTGGCACCGGTATTGGTGGACTGGGCACCACATATCAGGATTCGCTCAAGCTGCAAGATGGTGGTGCTCGCAAGATAGGCTTGCGCTCAGTCATCAAGATGATGCCCAACGCACCATGCGGTCAAGTTGCCATCGAATTTGGTGCGCAAGGAAGAGCAAAGTCGGACTCAACGGCTTGCGCAAGCGGACTGGATAGCTTGCTCGACGCCTTTATGTACATCAGAGACAACCGCGCTGATGTCGTCCTGGCCGGAGCTACAGAAGCCTGCGTCAACGAATTTGCAGTTTCTTCCTTTAATAATATGACCGCTCTATCTAAAAGATATGACGATCCCAAAGGAGCCAGTCGTCCCTTTAGCCTAGACCGCGATGGCTTTGTCATCGGTGAGGGCGCGGCAGTACTCATACTCGAATCACTAGAGCATGCTCTTGCTCGCAAAGCTCCTATCTATGCCGAGGTCAAAGGTGGCGGCGCTACCTGCGATGCCACACACATCGTAGCGCCCCATGAGACTGGAGCAGGTGCTGCCAGAGCAATGAAAGAAGCGCTACGCGATGCCAATCTAGCCCCAACCGACATAGACTACATCAACGCTCACGGCACATCCACGCCACTCAACGATGAACGTGAGACGCTGGCTATCAAATCTGTCTTTGGAGATCACGCATACAAATTGGCTATCTCCAGCACAAAGTCAATGATCGGCCACTTACTTGGCGCCGCTGGTGCAGTCGGTGCTGCGGTATCAGCATTGTCTATCACCAATCAAATGGTGCATCCAACCATCAACTACAACACACCAGACCCTAAATGTGATCTCGATTATGTCCCCAATAAAGCAAGATCAATGCCCATACGCAATGCCATGATGCAAGCGTTGGGATTTGGCGGACACAATACTGTCCTGATTATGGGTCAGTACAAAGAGTAA